CGCATTTGTATGCCCTTTCGCCAGTATGTATGAAGACATGCTTCTTTAGAACATTAGGCGTCCTGAAGGATTTTCCACATATATCACATTTATGTGGGCTTTCGCCAGTATGTATAAAAATGTGTAGCTTCAAATCTCTAGCTGTTCTAAAGGATTTCCCACAAACATCACACATGTGTGGCAACATGCCAGTATGTATCAATGAGTGTTGATTGAGATCACTAGACATTCTAAAGGTTTTCCCACAAACGTGGCATATGTGAGGCCTTTCCCCAGTGTGTGTTAATTCGTGCCTTTTCACTTGAACAGGCTGAGAAAAACATTTCCCACAAATTTGACATTTGTGTGGCTTCTTGACAGTGTGTACTAAGCGATGCCTGTGGAGATCACTAGAAGTCATAAATGATTTTCGACAAACATTGCATTTGTATACCTTCGGACTAGTATGTAATAATGAATGCTTCTTGAGATAAATAGAGGATACAAAGGATTTCCCACAAATATCGCACCTGTACACCCTCTCGTCAGAATGTATTGAAACATGCTGCTTCAGACCAGTCGGTGTCCCGTAGGATTTGCCACATATATTACATTTATGTGGCCTTTCGCCAGTATGAATTATTACGTGTCTTTTGAAACTACTATAGCAAGCAAATGATTTATCACAAAGAGCACACTGGTGTTGTTTTTTGCCACTACCGCCGAACTCCTGCCTTTTCAAAGGGCCACAGTGAGAGGGATTGAAAATATGATACTTTTGTGATCTACAATCTTCGCATTTGTATACCTTCTCATCACTATGTAACAATTCATTTTCCTTTAGAGTATCAGAAATAATAGAGACTTGACCACAAATATGACATTTGTATGGGCTCTCCCAACTATGTGTTAATGAATGGCGATTGCGATCACTGGACGACCTAAATGATTTTCCACAAATATCGCATTTGTGTGGTCTCTCGCCAGTATGTGTTAATACATGTTTCTTCAAATGGTGAGAGAGAGAAAACGATTTCCCACAAGTGCCACACTTGTATGGCTTCTTGCCAGTGTGTACCAATGTGTGCCTTTTCAGCCCACTAGACGTTATGAAAGCCGTCCCACAAACATCACATAGGTGTTTTCTCTCTCCAGACTGTAATAAGGTCTGTTTCTTCCGTCGACCTGGCTGTGCAGTACGTTTCAAACGAACGGCTGATCTATCACCAGTATACATTTGTTCATAGGACTGTAGCCTATGATATTTATTGGAGATTTTGCTAGGTTGATATTCTGCTTGACTAATTCTTCGTTGCATCATAGAATGCTTCCTCAAGCTACCACTGTTGCGAAACACCTCACCACAGCCTGGACATATGTGTCTAGGTGGCTCTACACCATCGATGTGAATGAACACATGCATTATTAGCTTGTattttgatgaaaagcactctttGCAAGAATCACACTTAAAGTTTTGTAGTTCATAGGACTCTAGCCTATGATATTTATTGGAGATTTTGCTAGGTTCATATTCTGCTTGACTAATTCCTCGTTGCACCATAAAATGCTTCCTCAAGCTACCACTGTTGCGAAACACCTCACCACAGCCTGGACATATGTGTCTAGGTGGCTCTACACCATCGATGTGAATGAACACATGCATTATTAACTTGTattttgatgaaaagcactctttGCAAGAATCACACTTAAAATTTTGTAGTTCATAGGACTCTAGCCTATGATATTTATTGGAGATTTTGCTAGGTTCATATTCTGCTTGACTAATTCCTCGTTGCATCATAAAATGCTTCCTCAAGCTACCACTATTGCGAAACACCTCACCACAGCCTGGACATATGTATCTAGGTGGCTCTACACCATCAATGTGAATGAACACATGCATTATTAGCTTGTattttgatgaaaagcactctttGCAAGAATCACACTTAAAGTTTTGTAGTTCATTTTCCTTTAAGCTGTAGTTATCTCTAGTGCGCAATGCATTGTCCGCAAGAGAGCAAAATACTTGTGTTGCATTTGCACTTTCGCCAAAATCTGCTGATTTACCTGCAGAAATGTGCAATTTATCACCACTCATTCCTTGGAGGTATTTTTCTTCTAATAAAACATTACCAGCTTCACTGGCACTCTTAATCGACCTGAagcataaataaaaattgcagaaattAGCTTATTGaacacagaaaaactaaatctcAGTAAACAAATTCTTATGTAAAACTCAACAGTATTTCAAGTATGTACAAATGAATTCACATTCATTTacttttcataaatattattaCACAGAAAAATCTTAAATAAATGATTTAACAGATAATATTATaaacaacagttttaagaaattaactatCCTTATCTTGCTGTAGATTTCCAGCTGAATGGAAGATAATTTAGTCATAAGTTGACAAGATATTAGTGCAATGTATGATAAATGTGTATGGTTACCTCACAAAGTATGTTATTTGTATTAATTATGCAGAATTAAACATACAGTGCATGCTGTAATTGGTATGCTATAATTTGTATGTGCTACTGCGTGTACGAAGTTGTCTATAATGCATGGTTATTCAATTTGTGCATCTGGTGCAAAAGGTCAATATAGTGAGTGACACATTGAAATTTGTGTATACATATTCTTCTTGTAAGTGGGAAGCACAGAATCTGTAAATACTTACATTCGGCTGCACTTTCATATTAAATCCAAAAATAAACTCACAAATCTATCAATCAGTGAATGCATCTGAACCACGAACACCTCAGTGGCCATCCAGTATTAAATCAGCGTGAAAGGCCTTAAATTGACAATTAAACATGTGATACTGCTTGAGTTTGAGATATAAATTCACATCCTGCGTGACAAATTATATACTGTCTAGCAAACAATGTCAGTAACAATATCCCACAGAAACTGCTAATCTTTTGCCACATAACAAACTACTCAAGAAAGCAATTACTCCAAAATCGGATATGGGAAAGTTATATTATGTAGTGAGGTATTTTAGAGTACTTTCCTACACTTTATGTGACAAGACGGCACATATCTCCTCATTCCCCAATATAGAAAAACTTTATAATTTACATCTAAAAGAAATAGGTCTTTCCCTTCCTAAAAATTCTGAGTACCACTGAGTTGCCACTACTTAGAATGTAATGCCAATGCAAATAACAGCTGACCATCATTCATTCGAAAATGAACTTATCTTTACTGGTGTCAAACTACTGAAAGATGCTGCAAAAAAGTATGTTGAGCTAACTATAGACACAAAACCATACCTGAGAAAGCAAAAAGACCATTTTGGGCTTAAAAGGTATGTGACTACTAAGCTGAGCACTCAAGATTGTGTTCATACAAACAGTATTTGTGAACAACATTATAATGTTTTCACTCAATATTAGAGAATGGAGTTAAGgttaaatatttgaatatttcaATCAAGTATGGCTGCAGGAGTCACCCCCTGTAGCACAAGGCACTGTTGACACATGTACTGGAAAGTGTGAGTATTACCCCGAACCACCAATCCATCAGACAccaacaaattaaaagaaatggGCTGTCTCACTAAGAGTGGCTGTAATAACCAACAGTCACAGATCCAATCACCCACTGTAAATGACTTCCGAAGCATTAAAAATACAGAGGTCAGTGACACAACATGCTGACAAATGACAGGAATGTTCTTAACTCCACGCTGCTAAGcaggagatttttatcatgttaAGGGATGCATAACATTATGCAGAGTAAAGCACATCTTACATGGAGTAGGATTTGCACCAAGCGTGATGGTGCCCTTACAGGCTGTCATCTGCTAGCCAGTTGCCCTGCAGTGAGCAGTGCAATATTTTTTGTGACAGCTCCAGAGTTGTATGGCTTCTGACATAACGTTCTACAGGATGCGAACTTTCAGATAATGCCAGTTAACCCTCAAGACCAAACAAAACGTTGTGCACCCATGAGTCAATCTGCAATGTTAATCAAACAAATGTACGGAAGATATTCggtaaaaaaatttgattttagcACATCTCTTAGCTTAATTCATCAGCTTCATGGCGAACCACGTGTCGCTTCTTTAATGGTGGTATTTCATGAGTAAGTAAACAACTGCAAGACTTTTGGAAAGTTAGCTGAGAAAAATGTAGTTCGCTCCGAATTTGCGTTTTGTGTATGTTAATCTATGATCAGTCTAGAGAAAATAAAACGATTGTTAAGCACTTACCTCGAAATGGTATGCAATCTTTTATTTCCCATCCATATACCAAATGAAGGATTGTACTTTTTCACCAGAAACATCTTCTACTTACTTCATCACAGATATGACTGATCCCTTTACACCTTGATGGGCAGTTGACAGGATTTTGCAAACTTATATGTTTTCTTATTTCTCAGATAACTGagatacagaaataaaattctTTAGCCAGTTTTAATCCACATCATTCATTATTAAAAACACACCGAGGTGTAGGATTCTGACAAAGTTTCAATAGAAGTAGGGATTTATTTTCGACAGTCTTTGTATTCCCTTTATTTTTATTGAGAGAAACGTTATCAGTGATGAGTAACATATACATTCCCTTGTTGCCACGATCAAATCATCATCTTTTTCGAAAACACAAGAGGTTGTAAGTATTCATCTCACCGCCATTCTAATGCAGCTGGCGACATAATGATGAAACAGTAACTGATTTAGAGATAAGTCAATAGCTCATCAAAATTCCCATTCTCAGTATGAAAGTAAACTGTAATTTCTTCATAAATATTGTTTCAAAACTATAATAATTCTCTTTTTATCAGCTATCGATGGCGCTagaatattacattatttcattgacaTAAATCTGTAGTCACTTGAATATCGCAATCCATATGGAAGTTTCACAAATTATTCATATGGCCAAATACACTGCTCTTTGGGTACTACCATTTGCCAGAATGTTGTTCCGGTATTTAAAACTGTTTACAAGGAATTTTGCAAACATATCATTCTGGCTTTTTCACTAGTGCGCGACTTCAGGATGAAACGTTTACATACAGACCATTTTCCTGAGATTGGTGATAAATGGCAATATCCTAAGTTTAAGtaataattcaatatgttagctacagttcatatgcagcaacatatgatcTAATATGCAGTAAAGGGAAATTCATAGCGACCTCAATTTTTCGCTGCGCACTTTCTGACGATCTTGCAGTAGTTTACTTAATCCTGAACTATCgcaatacacatatcaaaaaacgttttgcatcaccccagttcccagaactcctgaagacaggcgttgactgtggatattgtttcacagacacagtccctttgactgtgcaGAAATGACACtatacccgcccaaagatgtaaggaagcacgcatgagcagcgtctattagatgaacgcggtccgacagctgatcagttccaggcattccaccaggaagaaggtacacggcccgtgttgtttatagttcaatcatgcctaaacggtcagtaccgcggttcgatcgcgtccgcactgttactttgtgccaggaagggctctcaacaagagaagtgcccAGGggactcagagtgaaccaaagcaatgttgttcatacatggaggagatacagagagacaggatctgtcgatgacatgcctcgctcaggctgcccaagggctactactacagtggatgactgctacctacgtattatggctcagaggaatcctAATGGCAacaccaccacgttgaataatgcttttcgtgcagccacaggacgtcgagttatgactctaactgtgtgcaataggctgcatgatacacaACTTCACTCTGGACGTCCATGGCGTgctccatctttacaaccacgcagtacagatgggcccaacaacatgccaatctgattgctcaggattggcatcacgttctcttcactgatgagtgtcgcatatgccttcaaccacacaatcctCGGATACCTGTTTGGAgggaacccagtcaggctgaacgcctcagacactgtccagcgagcgcaggagagtgcaggttccctgctgttttagggtggtaTTATGTGAGGCCGACATACGGctctggtggtcacggaaggcgccataatggctgtacaatacgtgaatgccattctccaactgacagtgcaaccatatcggcagcatattggcgaggcattcgtcttcatagacgacaattcgcgccctcatcgtgcacatcttgtgagtgactttctTCAAGATGAcgacattgctcaactagagtggcgagcatgttctccagacatgaaccctactgaacatgcctgggatacattgaaaagggctgtttatgaacgacgtgacccaccaaccactctgagggacctacaccGAATCGCTATTGAGAAACGAGACAatatgtaccaacagtgccttgatgaacttgtggatagtatgccacgacgaatacaggcatgcatcagtgcaagaggacgtactactgggtattagaggtactggtgtgtacaccaatctgaaccaccacctctgaaggtctcgctgtatggcagtacaacatgcaatgtacggttttcatgaacaataaaaagaacagaaatgatgtttatgttgatctctattccaattttctgtataggttccagacttcttggaactgaggtgtttaaattTGGCCATTAACCCTTTGGACTGGGTAAGGCCGACACAGGGTGGCTCCGAGCTCTCTTATTTAAATCGCCGCCACCTGGGTGGCGAGTGCGCTACAGAGAATTACGCGGTCTGTTTGTGGAAACAATGAGACTGTTGACTAACAGGTAGGGTATACATTAAAATAAAAGGTGGGTTTTCATTCAAATACATTTCCAAAATATTCCAGTACAGAACTTTTCAATGTATGATATTTTTTGAAACACTCATCACGGTGGAGAGTTGGGTTTCGTGTGCACGTTTGAGCAGTAATACATAGTTTCACACCTGCCACTTTTCTTTTTTCTGTCTGAACACACTGCACAATCCTTGTGCTTGCTCCCAGGAAGCTTGTTGTGATGTACAACAGTCCATTCAAGCGTTCCTCATCATCAGAAGTTGCACTTTTATGGCGTACTTTGTGAGGCAGTTTTTTCAAGATGTTCTTCTCGCAGTGATTCTTGTACAGCAAATAGCTGTTTACAAATCCAACCTCCAACAACCAGAAGTACGGTTTTCACCACTTGAGACTTTTTATTAGAAAACCATAACTGGAAATATAATGGTCATATCGATCAACGCTGCCCAACTTCAAAGTGTAATTGATAATCACATTTGGTTTCATTATTTCTTCCCTTCACTTTCTGTTTCTCTTTTCTATAAGTGACAGTGAGTTATTTGCTTTTGTAAAAAGCATGAGAACAGTTCGTTTATCCTACCATGCCAGAGCCTTCATTTTGTTCTTGTGAAGGCATTTTATTTCATACTTCTTCAGATTCAGAACTGCTTTATTGATTGCAGCTGGAAGATTTCTGCGATTGGCCTGGATCGTTCCTGTGAGAtgcacagtttgttgcaatatttcATCGCCTAATTCAACATCTGTATAAAAACAGTCAGTGTACATATGATACCATGATTACCCTGTAGCATTTCTCATGTTAGCCAGCAGTTGAAGAAGTATTCCCTCAGAAAAATTCCAGTCAGAACGAATCAATGACTGTTATTAAAGCGCCAAAATATGATATCAAACTGAAAATATAACCGTTTGATAAATCCGAAATCTCATAAGCTCTGAGTCCCCATTTTGTTGGTTTCTGAGGATGGTACATTTCGAATAACACACGACTCCTTAATGATACTGTAGATTCATCAGAAGCTAAATACCTATATGGCCAATCAATTTCGAGAAACTTGCAAAATAAATAATCCAACACATTCTTCACTATATTCAGACATGACTGAACCTGAATGTTGACATGTATAGCACTCTCTGGATTAGGAACATCAAGTGCCCAGAAAATCTGCATAAATCGTCTGCGAGTAAAACAGTTTGAAAGGAAGTCAGATGTCTGTAATAATTCTCTTGAACAAAATTCTGGCAAATTCTTACACTTTTGTAATGCCAGATTAATAGCACATCATGGAAGCGTTTCATTTCTTCCTTGGTAACATTTCTCTTGTCACACCTTGAAGAATGTTGTGAAAGCGGTGTCACTTTAAATATATGCTGTAGCGTACGTGTTCGTTTGGTCTGCTATTTGTTACATTAGGTTGTCTGCAAACATTAACTGAAAGAAACCAACTGGAGGTGATGGAACATTACCAGTTGCAGTGATAGAACCACACATTAAATCTCAAAAGGAAAACCTCTAAAGTCAGCGTCATTTTCGCTTCACATTCCGCGAAAAATCTTCTGCTAAATCACTAGAAAAATGCACGTTTTCACGGTTTTCATCGTTATCTTCACTAGAACTGGTAAAAATGAACCAATCTCACCATCAAAATCATTCTCACTATCGTTACTTAGAGATTCGTTTCAAAGCTGTAAAATCTTTTCCTCAGAAATAACTGAATGTGAGGAATTAGCCATTGTGCATGCACACACTTTAACGTAATAATTCCAACATTCATTTCATCACAACTGAAAGAGCTTGACCCTGAGTTAGCACACGTTTCCCTACATGGCAGCACTAAGCACCATTGACGCCTATTACCGCCAGAATAGAGAATTGATCATATAAGAGCCGCGAAAAATTGTGTCGAGTGAGGCTCGATAtcggaggagaaaaaaaaaattcagaatgttgaGCACCACTCGAAATTGGAGTGGAAACGGTTAACGAAATAGGCAGCTCGCCATGAAGCTGACAAATGAAGCTATGAGATGTGTGACAGTCAAATTTGTTTACAGAATCGTTTCCttacaatcgtttgagaaagattgacGAGTAGCTGGCTTGTTTGCCTAGCTGTTCAAGAAGTCAAGGCAGCCAGCTAGCTTCTACCCTGAATCGTACACCATATGAGAGGTGCAACATGCGAGGTAGCTGTCACCCCCACCTGCTAGTCAGCAGTCATACACAACATCCATGCACTCTGTGTGAGATGGGCTTAAAGCTCACAACACCCATAAGTCTGTGATCAGTGGAACAAGGATTTATGGACGAAAGAGTCACAATATGTGACGCGTTACACAGATGAACAATGGTGTAAATGGTGAACATTTGGTGAATGGCATTTAACTCAAATTGTTCTGCCaacagtgaaatttggaaggtttTGGTACGATGGTCTATGGCTGTCTTTTTCCAGTTTGATCTTGGGCAACTGGTTTTTGTCAATGGCAACATAATATCTAGTGTTCATGAGAACATACTGGAGAATAGTATGCTTCGCACACTGAAGCAACAGAAAAAAACTGGGCCTTTCTATGTGATACGAAGAAATTGGAATTATTTTCTGGATTGACATACTCACAGCCATGATTTGAACTCCTTAAAATATCTTTTTGATGGACTAGAGTGTGAGTTGGAGGCTTCAGAAATTCACTCAAAAATCCACCAACAATTCACAATGCTTcaggtaaacagaaaaaaatttatgcTGTACATGTATTGTAATTTACTGGAAAATTCTGACTTTGAACACGATCAGAGCATAAAAATTAGGCCCTATGATCTAGTAATTGCACAGTAACAGAATGAACAGCAATAGGTCGCTTGATGGGGCAATACTGCGAAATGCATAATTATTCTCATCACAAAACGCATTTTGCTATCTGCAACTGATAGTGAAACTCAGGCAGCGATGAGTTCTGATGAAATGATGGCAGCGGTAGGGAAGGAAAACAATTACTGTGTGTTTGTTTGAGAGAATCATTTAACATGCCAAGGAGCCTACAGCAGAACCAACTGTTTATGGAACAGCCTGTGAACCACTGATCTTGACCCAACTGAAAGATCTGAATCAGTAACTTCAATGATTCTGTGGCAACTATGGTAGTTACTTCTTAGATTTGCCTCACATGGTTGTAATCTGCAAACAGACTTTGGTTACATTAAGAACATGTCATGACCAGTATAGCTGGGAGATATAAAAGAATAAGCACTGAATGTAAATCCACAGAAGTACAAACAGATAAGTATATGAAATGGATTTGACAACTTAAACAAGCGACAGTAGACTAAAAGTTACTCCTGGAGCCCTTCACACACCTACAAATTAATCTGCAGAATTGACTGAGTCTATACCCTAAGGAAGTTTGCTGCAACATAGCAGAAACATTAGTTATATTAGATTCTGAGATGAGATGGGGCTGTATCCCttagtaaaagtgaagaaatttaATCGCTCTGCAAGAAATCAAAACATGCAATTTAATAAGTGACAGGCAAGAGTCAAGTAACTGAAACATCCATTTCAAAAGCTTTGTCCTGATTTCTATTGATGAAGTTCACGAAGAAACTTGGATCAGGAACCATGATACTTATTTAACGCTTGTGACTACTTAGTTAAAAGTCCTGGAAAGGTGTATGTAGTTAATGAACTAGATATGCAAGGTCGCATGTACTTTCTTACAAATAATCTACAAACACTGAACCTTGAAAAGGCACAAAAGAGGAACAGTGGACGATGTTCAAGTATACTGTTACACAAAGCTAACTGTCAACCAGAATGCAAAGCCCttccattaaaatatttttatttgtcatCAAAATTGTACCTACCATACCCTGTCATTCCAGCCAGTTATTCTTCCCACACCATCGATGGAACAAGTCCATGGACAGAACAGAGTCTATAAAAACAGTATTACACAGTATTCTTTCAATTAGCAATCAGAAGGTTTGAGGGAGAGGCCATGTGACCACCTCTCACATTTGCCTACAGAGGGACACTTGTAAATTTCACTCTCTTTTTTCAGCTTTAGTCCAGGGCAGATGGCTTAACCCTAGCAGTACTAACGCATTTTTCATAATGCACTTCACAAGGGGGACAGAGCAGGTGGTACTTTATACCCATCCTACAAAAAtctaaaaaactaaattttttaattgttgttCACTTATATTAAgatcatactttttaaagaggtgcTGATGTGTTAGTAAGTCTTGTACATGAAAAATCTTTTAGCAGACTCCTACCAACATCAACACATTTTCAGTGATATGTATCACCAAAGGAAAGGAGGCGGGGGGGTTCTTTATACCCactgtagaaaattttaaaaatgtaaaatttactGATTATTGGCGAATTTTGCtcaaaacatactttttaaagagattctGATGTGCAAGTAAGGtcttgaacctgaaaatattgaatatgacgtttgttggggaaagtgacatctaatactgagacttaaatttttgggttaagttaaaCTGAAAAATTTAAGACATTTATGGAATCAGGTAGAGGAATTCAtcagtaacaattttttttcaaaattttaaaatacaaagtAAAGGTCTAgatgacaatattttcaaaagatgggcACAATGTACTACTTCTACTCCTTACTCCTCCTTTGGTATTGTGAGGATTAAGCCATCAGCCCATGCATCTTTTGTAGTTGGGATCTCCTTCAGAGCAGATACCTTAGACTGCCTCTTGTAAGCTGCATCTGTCCCTGCTGCTATTACTCATCATTCACCACTGAAACATCACTGTTCCTCATGAATATCTCTTTAAATTTGTGAGCTACTCTGTTGCTCACAAGACTGGCATTTGGTATAAGTACATCCTCCTTGGAGCAAAACAGTGTAAATCCTAAACTGCTATTAACAAagaattattttctttgtatttcttatTTTCAGCTGCCCTCACATTCCTCTCTCCCATCCTGTTCAGTTCCCATCCAGCATCCTGTACACTGTTACTCAATCAATTGTAATTAGCAATTAGCAATTAGactgggaattacatcaaaatgtcagaagtagtaacactcaagctacagtagcccattacaaacagtactgtaaggtgcataaaacattattaggaagacaaagagtatgtggtacgcaaatagaatagcttattcacaggataaaattaaaaccattggTCAGATATCAAGAAAGTGTCTCATCAGCAGCACATGgccgatgatataaagtcagttcatagcaaaaatatttctgttactgataggtcagatatacatacatacagtatttaacaaacattttctgagcattgctggcgaattaaataaaaGTTAGTTTGTATAGGGaaccatataactctcttggaaaatgccttcctGAGATTGATGTCTCAAATACTCTTCTGGGATAATGACAAGggggagtcaataattaaatcactgaagacaaagCTCTCTCTCTCCAGGATGTGGTTGAGTgcgtagcagaatactgaagttctgtcctgcacatgttagccctgtacttagtcatatctgtaatttttcctttaagaatggtcagtttcctgaatgattgaagtactcagtagtagttgctttataaaaagggagaaagggataatgtagtcaATTATATACCTATTTCTATGCAATCAGTGTTtcataaagttattgaaaagactatgtatgtaaggataattgatcatttttatCGCATAATTTCGTATCAAATGTgcaattcggctttagaagtggtttaacaactgaaaatgcattctcttttgtctgtgaggtactggatgaacTAAACGAAAGGTTACGAACGCTAGGCATCATTTTTCATTTAACTCGGGTGTTTGATTGCATTgtttacaaaatattgctccagaagttggaccattaaggaatacagggagtaggtcacaattgattcaccttttactttaataacagagagcaaaaggtcattattcacactgttgagaatggctatgatgtaggGTCTGAGTGAGGCACAGTCAAATGGGGCTTGCCCCAGGGATCAGCGCTGACCcctggggccgctcctgttccttatttatgtaaatgatatgccctctagtagtacaagtaattctaaaatatttctctttgctgataacactaccttggtagtaaaggatgttgtgtgcaatgttggctctgtttcaaatagtgctatTCATGAC
This DNA window, taken from Schistocerca serialis cubense isolate TAMUIC-IGC-003099 chromosome 11, iqSchSeri2.2, whole genome shotgun sequence, encodes the following:
- the LOC126427293 gene encoding zinc finger protein 91-like isoform X2 — encoded protein: MDYNKRVWIGKEGTNEVSTDPDFVEGAPKRRAAESIWSIKSASEAGNVLLEEKYLQGMSGDKLHISAGKSADFGESANATQVFCSLADNALRTRDNYSLKENELQNFKCDSCKECFSSKYKLIMHVFIHIDGVEPPRYICPGCGEVFRNSGSLRKHFMVQRGISQAEYEPSKISNKYHRLESYELQNFKCDSCKECFSSKYKLIMHVFIHIDGVEPPRHICPGCGEVFRNSGSLRKHSMMQRRISQAEYQPSKISNKYHRLQSYEQMYTGDRSAVRLKRTAQPGRRKKQTLLQSGERKHLCDVCGTAFITSSGLKRHTLVHTGKKPYKCGTCGKSFSLSHHLKKHVLTHTGERPHKCDICGKSFRSSSDRNRHSLTHSWESPYKCHICGQVSIISDTLKENELLHSDEKVYKCEDCRSQKYHIFNPSHCGPLKRQEFGGSGKKQHQCALCDKSFACYSSFKRHVIIHTGERPHKCNICGKSYGTPTGLKQHVSIHSDERVYRCDICGKSFVSSIYLKKHSLLHTSPKVYKCNVCRKSFMTSSDLHRHRLVHTVKKPHKCQICGKCFSQPVQVKRHELTHTGERPHICHVCGKTFRMSSDLNQHSLIHTGMLPHMCDVCGKSFRTARDLKLHIFIHTGESPHKCDICGKSFRTPNVLKKHVFIHTGERAYKCDKCGKRFRMSSDLRRHALTHPGVRPHRCDLCGKSFTRSNDLKVHMLIHSDDRPFNCDVCGKSFRRSSYLKKHASTHTAKRPE
- the LOC126427293 gene encoding zinc finger protein 665-like isoform X1 yields the protein MDYNKRVWIGKEGTNEVSTDPDFVEGAPKRRAAESIWSIKSASEAGNVLLEEKYLQGMSGDKLHISAGKSADFGESANATQVFCSLADNALRTRDNYSLKENELQNFKCDSCKECFSSKYKLIMHVFIHIDGVEPPRYICPGCGEVFRNSGSLRKHFMMQRGISQAEYEPSKISNKYHRLESYELQNFKCDSCKECFSSKYKLIMHVFIHIDGVEPPRHICPGCGEVFRNSGSLRKHFMVQRGISQAEYEPSKISNKYHRLESYELQNFKCDSCKECFSSKYKLIMHVFIHIDGVEPPRHICPGCGEVFRNSGSLRKHSMMQRRISQAEYQPSKISNKYHRLQSYEQMYTGDRSAVRLKRTAQPGRRKKQTLLQSGERKHLCDVCGTAFITSSGLKRHTLVHTGKKPYKCGTCGKSFSLSHHLKKHVLTHTGERPHKCDICGKSFRSSSDRNRHSLTHSWESPYKCHICGQVSIISDTLKENELLHSDEKVYKCEDCRSQKYHIFNPSHCGPLKRQEFGGSGKKQHQCALCDKSFACYSSFKRHVIIHTGERPHKCNICGKSYGTPTGLKQHVSIHSDERVYRCDICGKSFVSSIYLKKHSLLHTSPKVYKCNVCRKSFMTSSDLHRHRLVHTVKKPHKCQICGKCFSQPVQVKRHELTHTGERPHICHVCGKTFRMSSDLNQHSLIHTGMLPHMCDVCGKSFRTARDLKLHIFIHTGESPHKCDICGKSFRTPNVLKKHVFIHTGERAYKCDKCGKRFRMSSDLRRHALTHPGVRPHRCDLCGKSFTRSNDLKVHMLIHSDDRPFNCDVCGKSFRRSSYLKKHASTHTAKRPE